Below is a window of Geomonas oryzisoli DNA.
CTACCACTGTTTCGCGGCCAAGAACCTCTTCTTTCGCAGGTGGGAAGCTCCCATCCCGACTTCGCCGGTCTGCAACTCGCGCTGCCTGGGGTGCATCAGCCTCCAGCCTTCCGACTGCTGCCCGTCCAACCACGAGCGCATCCCGTTCGTCCCGACACCGGAGGAGATCGTGGAGCTGATGCTGCCGCACCTTAGGCAGGCGCCGGAGCCGATCGTCTCCTACGGCCAGGGGTGCGAGGGGGACCCGATCATGCAGGCGGACACCATCGCGGAGGCGACCAGGAGGCTCAAGGCCGGGACCTCGCGCGGCACGGTCAACTTCAACTCCAACGGTTCCATGCCTGACCGGGTCCGCATGCTCTGCGATGCCGGCATGGACTCCATGCGTTTCTCCATGAATTCGGTGCAGGAGGGGTTCTACAACAGCTACTACCGCCCCAAGGGGTACCGTTTCGCCGACGTGGTCGAGTCGGTCCAGGCGGCGAAGCAGAAGGGGCTCTTCACCATGATCAACTACCTCGTCTCTCCGGGCGTCACCGACAGCCCTTCCGAACTGGAGGCGCTTTTGAAGTTCATCGAGAAGACCGGGGTGGACATGCTGCAGATGCGCAACCTCTCCATCGATCCCGCCTTCTACAACGAGAGGATGGGCGTGCAAAAGCGCGGCGTCGGCATGTACCGGATGCTGCAGGAGGTGAAGAAGGCGTTCCCGAAGATCCAGTATGGCTACTTCAACCGCACCAAGGAGCGCTTCTTTCCCGACGGATTCGAGAAGGGATGGCCGATTAAATAACGGCAAGGACTGACAGTTGACAGTTGACAGTTGACAATTGACAATTGACGACGAAAACCAAAACAGTCGCTTTGTTACTATGAGGAGCCGCCATGTACCACTGGCGGCTCCTCGTTTTTCTACATCACAGTTAAGGCTAACGGGTCCTCCTCTGTTACTTCAACAGCGGCAACAGCTTGTTCAAGTCGAAGCCTCGCACGACGCTGCCGTAGACCATGAAAATGGGGGTCGCGTTCATGCCGTGCTCCCTGGCTATCTGTTCGTGCTCCTGTTGCAGCGCGATCCCCTCGGGGGTGATCTCCGACAGTTTCCACCTGTCAGCCGTGCCCGCCGCCACCTCCAGGTAGGCTTTCTCTTTGTCTTTCGCAGACAGGATGTACTGCACCTTACCCTTGGAGGCGGGGTGGCTTTTCAGGGGGAGAAAGAAGATATAGCGGGTGACGTCACTGCGCTTTTGGAAATACGCCTCCGCTTTCCTGCAGAAGGGGCACTCCGGATCGGTGAACTCTATCACCATGATCTTGCCGTTCCCTACTTTAACCGCCTTGCTGAGATCGAGGTCTTTGGCGGAGGCTGCCGAGACAAGAACCATCAGAAGTAACGGTGCTATGAGCCAAAGGCCCAGGCGCCTGAAAAAACAACTGTCTGCTTTACGCATCACTATCCCCTCACCTCGAAACCGGTAAACTCACCGGTGTACTCGGCCAGTTTCTCAATCAGCTCATCCACCCTGGCCAACTCCGGCCCCCTGCGGCACCACTGCACCATCGCCAACACGTCGGCTTCCTCGCCTTCGAAACAGGCCTCGACGGCGCCGTCGGCGAGGTTGCGGACCCAACCGCTCACCCCGAGTTGTTGCGCGGTGCGGGCGGTGTGGTGACGAAAAGCCACCCCCTGGACCCTCCCGCGCACGATCAGGCTCGCCCTTATTTTCATTTCTCCCCCAGTTCCTTGGACCGGGCCACACAGACGTCGACGGCGTTGATGGTGGCGGCGCGGAAACCGTCGCGATCCAGCGAGTGCATGGCGGCGATGGTGGTTCCCCCCGGCGAGGCGACGTTGCTTTTCAGGACCGCCGGGTGCTCGTGGCTCTCCAGGAGCAGCTTCGCGGTGCCGTACACGGTCTGGGCGGCCAGCGCGGTGGCGACGTCCCGGGTGAGGCCGTGCTTCACGCCTGCGTCGCTCAGCGCCTCGATGAAGGTGAGCACATAGGCCGGGCCGCTGCCGGAAACGCCGGTGACGGCGTCGAGCAGCTTTTCGTCGACCACGCAGGTGGTGCCGACCAGGTCGAAGATCCTGCGGGTGAGGACGAGGTCGTCCTCGGTGGCGTTGTAGCCGCGGGAGATGGCGGAAGCCCCCTGCAGAACCAGGGCGGGTGTGTTGGGCATGACGCGGACCACGCGGGCCCCGGAGCCGAGCATCCCTTCGATGGCGGCACTTTTGACCCCTGCCATGATGGAGATGAAGAGCTTCTCGGTGAGTCCTGCGCCCAGCGCGCCGAGCACCTGCGGGGCGACCTGGGGCTTGACGGCGAGGACGATGGTATCGCTCATCCTGCACAGCTCCACGTTGTCGGAGAGGACCTGCACGCCGTAGCGCTCCGCCAAAAGGTTGCGGCGCGACTCGGATGGCTCGGACACGGCGAGTTCGGCCGCCGGCACGCCCCCGGCCAGAAGCCCCTTGATGATCGCCTCCGCCATGTTGCCGCCGCCGATGAACCCTGTTTTCTTGTCCATGTCTTTGCCTCCGTTTTCCTAAAGGTTTTTGGTTCAAAGATA
It encodes the following:
- a CDS encoding radical SAM protein, which encodes MKSKKLPKLLYADSQGNIYDHPYLTMAGMSADEAVLPESVELIPLPDDSRLFTIPDTPPIAWDEDQGSFVTLSQVREGRRSMKIQAVSAFMAPGYMRTLLPACDYSKKKVHLPLWSYTAVGWDEERECFVVAATRVDDNENWLPKNYDDRKLDPLVRKMLAEFPKNRLIEQLSRCAVDYHCFAAKNLFFRRWEAPIPTSPVCNSRCLGCISLQPSDCCPSNHERIPFVPTPEEIVELMLPHLRQAPEPIVSYGQGCEGDPIMQADTIAEATRRLKAGTSRGTVNFNSNGSMPDRVRMLCDAGMDSMRFSMNSVQEGFYNSYYRPKGYRFADVVESVQAAKQKGLFTMINYLVSPGVTDSPSELEALLKFIEKTGVDMLQMRNLSIDPAFYNERMGVQKRGVGMYRMLQEVKKAFPKIQYGYFNRTKERFFPDGFEKGWPIK
- a CDS encoding DsbC family protein → MRKADSCFFRRLGLWLIAPLLLMVLVSAASAKDLDLSKAVKVGNGKIMVIEFTDPECPFCRKAEAYFQKRSDVTRYIFFLPLKSHPASKGKVQYILSAKDKEKAYLEVAAGTADRWKLSEITPEGIALQQEHEQIAREHGMNATPIFMVYGSVVRGFDLNKLLPLLK
- the proC gene encoding pyrroline-5-carboxylate reductase, which codes for MDKKTGFIGGGNMAEAIIKGLLAGGVPAAELAVSEPSESRRNLLAERYGVQVLSDNVELCRMSDTIVLAVKPQVAPQVLGALGAGLTEKLFISIMAGVKSAAIEGMLGSGARVVRVMPNTPALVLQGASAISRGYNATEDDLVLTRRIFDLVGTTCVVDEKLLDAVTGVSGSGPAYVLTFIEALSDAGVKHGLTRDVATALAAQTVYGTAKLLLESHEHPAVLKSNVASPGGTTIAAMHSLDRDGFRAATINAVDVCVARSKELGEK
- a CDS encoding acylphosphatase: MKIRASLIVRGRVQGVAFRHHTARTAQQLGVSGWVRNLADGAVEACFEGEEADVLAMVQWCRRGPELARVDELIEKLAEYTGEFTGFEVRG